A portion of the Phocoena sinus isolate mPhoSin1 chromosome 9, mPhoSin1.pri, whole genome shotgun sequence genome contains these proteins:
- the LEP gene encoding leptin, translating into MRCGPLCRFLWLWPYLSYIEAVPIRKVQDDTKTLIRTIVTRINDISHTQSVSSKQRVTGLDFIPGLTPVLSLSKMDQTLAIYQQILTSLPSRNVIQISNDLENLRDLLHLLASSKSCPLPQARALETLESLGGVLEASLYSTEVVALSRLQGSLQDMLRQLDLSPGC; encoded by the exons ATGCGTTGTGGACCCCTGTGCCGATTCCTGTGGCTTTGGCCCTATCTGTCCTACATTGAAGCTGTGCCCATCCGAAAAGTCCAGGATGACACCAAAACCCTCATCAGGACGATTGTCACCAGGATCAATGACATATCACACACG CAGTCCGTCTCCTCCAAACAGAGGGTCACTGGTTTGGACTTCATCCCTGGGCTCACCCCTGTCCTGAGTTTGTCCAAGATGGACCAGACATTGGCGATCTACCAACAGATCCTCACCAGTCTGCCTTCCAGAAATGTGATCCAAATATCTAATGACCTGGAGAACCTCCGGGACCTTCTTCACCTGCTGGCCTCCTCCAAGAGCTGCCCCTTGCCCCAGGCCAGAGCCCTGGAGACCTTGGAGAGCCTGGGAGGCGTCCTGGAAGCCTCCCTCTACTCCACGGAGGTGGTGGCCCTGAGCAGGCTGCAGGGGTCTCTGCAGGACATGCTGCGGCAGCTGGACCTCAGCCCTGGGTGCTGA